The following DNA comes from Arcobacter cloacae.
CTAACATCTATTCCATCTTCTTCTTTTAGTGCAACTTCAACAACATGAATTCTTTCAAGAAGATATTTAAACATCTCTTTATTAATATCAGGTAAGTCTCCATGTGCCATTTTACAGTTTTTGTTATCTCTTCTAATTATTTTAGCAGGAACTCCAACAGCAGTTGAATTATCAGGAACATCACAAACTACAACTGAGTTAGCTCCAATTTTACAATTAGCTCCAATTGTAATATTCCCTAAAACTTTTGCACCACTTCCTATAACAACATTTGATTTAATAGTAGGATGTCGTTTCCCTTTATCAAGGCTCACTCCACCTAAAGTTACACCTTGATAGATTAAAACATCATCTTCAACAATAGCAGTTGCTCCAATAACAACTCCAATAGCATGGTCTATAAAAACTCTTCTGCCAATAGTTGCTGCTGGATGAATATCAGTTTTTGTGAAAATTGAGGTAATTCCTACTAATGCCCTTGCTAATTTTTTCCAACCTTTATTATAAAGTCTATTTGCAACTCTATGGTTTATAATTGCCCAAACACCTGGATAGTTAAAAAATAGTTCAAAACTAGAATCCAAAGCAGGGTCATTTAATTTTGGAACAGAAAAATCCTCTTTTATTTGTTGCCATAATGAGATTTTTTCACTACTTTGATTTATTTCATCACTCGTCATAATAACTCCATATAGTTTTTAAATAACTATTCTCATTTAAATATTTTTCTAAAACTTCATAAATCTCTTTTGATAAATTTTTATTTAAAATAGTTTTTATTTCATCTGTATCATAATCTATATCTTCAAGAATATCCATGATTTTTTGAGACTCTAAAATTTTTTCTAAAACAACTTTTCCATCTTTAAAAACAATATTAACTTCAGTTGGATGAGAGAAAAGATTGTGTTTCATTCCTAGTGTATCTTGATAAGCTCCCACATTGAAAAAACCTAAGAAATAATCCTCTTTATTTAGATTTACATCATGTAAATATAGAGGTTTTTTTAAATCAAAAGGTAATTCTCCATCACTATCACAAGTAATATCCCATAAAGAAGCACTCCTTGTAGGTTTTTTATCAAGATGTGTTATTGGCATAATTGGAAACTCTTGGTCAATTCCCCAATAATCAGGAAGCGATTGAAATAAAGAGAAATTTAAAAGATATTTTTCTTGAATATTTTCATCTAATTTTTTAAGTTCCTCATAATCATCAATTTCAAGTAATGAAATAGCTTTTTTGATAATTTGATGAGTTAAAATTTCAGCATTTGATCTATCTTGTAAATCAATATATCCTAAATCAAATAGCGTTAATAATGATTCCATATGGTCAATACTATCATGCATAAACTCATATGCATTTCTTTTTGTCATATCGTTAAATAGGTCATTTAACTCTTGAATTAAAGGAGGATTATTCTCTTTTAGATTTAAATGGTCAAGTTCATATTCAGCAGAAAATAGTTCTAATACAGGAGTGATTAAAACAGTTGAAGCAGCACTTATAAATCTTCCTGATTCAGTGAAAATATTTGGCTCATCAACACCTTTTTGTTTTGCAATCTCTTTTAATGTAAATACAACATCATTTGCAAATTCAGATAAAGAGTAGAATCTTGTTCTTTCATAGGCACTATATTCAACAGCTAAACCACCACCAATATTAATTGATTTTAAATTTATTGCTCCTAAATTTTTAAGTTCAGCATAAATATGTCCTGATTCTCTTAATGCTTTTTTCAAAGGTTTAATAGAGTTCATAGCAGAACCAATATGAAAGTGAATCATAGTTAAATATTTAACTAAATCTGTATCTTCCATAAGTTCATAAGCTTCTAAAATTTCAGTTGAAGTAAGACCAAATTTAGAGTTTATTCCTCCACTTTTTGCCCATAAACCACTTCCTCCGCTATGAAGTCTAACTCTTAATCCAATATTTGGACAAGCAAGCTTTGTTTCATTTAATACTTCTACAATCATTTCAAGCTCATTTAAACCTTCAATGATAATAGTTATGTTATGTCCCATACTTTTAGCAATAAAACATAAATGAATCATCTCTTTATCTTTAAATCCATTTATAGTTATTGGTGAACCCATATTATTGTAAGTCATTGCTATAATTAATTCGGCTTTACTTCCAGCTTCTAATCCATAGTTATATTTTTTACCCATTGCAACTAAAGGATGAATAAAGTTTGGTAGTTGATTAACTTTTAAAGGAAAAACAGCATTAAAATTCCCTTTATAATCATACTCTTTTATACTTGCATTAAACGTATCATAAAGAGTTGTGATTTGTTTATTTGTAATATGTGGAAATCTAAGAAGTAAAGGTCCTTTAAAATCCTGTTTCCTTATATCTTTAACAATTGAAATTAATGAAGGTTTACAATCATAATTAACCTTTGCTAATCCATCTTCAATAATAAAATTACCATCACTCCAGATGTCTATTCCATAGTTGTTGTTCACTGCTAAAATTCCTCTAAATTTAAATTTTTTATCTCTTGTGTATTAATATTTTTTACATAAATAGTATTTGTTTTTAACTCATTTTCACCAATTAAAGCAACAATATTTGCCCCAAGCTTTTGGGCAATCCCAAAATGTTTACCAAAACTTCGTGGCGCGTATTCTACTAAAGTTTTTGTTGTTTTTCTCTTTTTATTTGCAACTTTTATTACTGTATTAACTGAAATCTCATCTAACGCACCAATATATATCACATCTTGGTTACATTCGGGCATCTTTACAAGCTCTAATAATCTTTCAATTCCAATTGCAAATCCAACACCAGCAGTTGATTTCCCACCTAAAAACTCTACAAGTCTATCATATCTTCCACCACCTGCTATTGCACTTTGAGCTCCGATTTCATTACTTACAA
Coding sequences within:
- the speA gene encoding biosynthetic arginine decarboxylase encodes the protein MNNNYGIDIWSDGNFIIEDGLAKVNYDCKPSLISIVKDIRKQDFKGPLLLRFPHITNKQITTLYDTFNASIKEYDYKGNFNAVFPLKVNQLPNFIHPLVAMGKKYNYGLEAGSKAELIIAMTYNNMGSPITINGFKDKEMIHLCFIAKSMGHNITIIIEGLNELEMIVEVLNETKLACPNIGLRVRLHSGGSGLWAKSGGINSKFGLTSTEILEAYELMEDTDLVKYLTMIHFHIGSAMNSIKPLKKALRESGHIYAELKNLGAINLKSINIGGGLAVEYSAYERTRFYSLSEFANDVVFTLKEIAKQKGVDEPNIFTESGRFISAASTVLITPVLELFSAEYELDHLNLKENNPPLIQELNDLFNDMTKRNAYEFMHDSIDHMESLLTLFDLGYIDLQDRSNAEILTHQIIKKAISLLEIDDYEELKKLDENIQEKYLLNFSLFQSLPDYWGIDQEFPIMPITHLDKKPTRSASLWDITCDSDGELPFDLKKPLYLHDVNLNKEDYFLGFFNVGAYQDTLGMKHNLFSHPTEVNIVFKDGKVVLEKILESQKIMDILEDIDYDTDEIKTILNKNLSKEIYEVLEKYLNENSYLKTIWSYYDE
- the cysE gene encoding serine O-acetyltransferase — translated: MTSDEINQSSEKISLWQQIKEDFSVPKLNDPALDSSFELFFNYPGVWAIINHRVANRLYNKGWKKLARALVGITSIFTKTDIHPAATIGRRVFIDHAIGVVIGATAIVEDDVLIYQGVTLGGVSLDKGKRHPTIKSNVVIGSGAKVLGNITIGANCKIGANSVVVCDVPDNSTAVGVPAKIIRRDNKNCKMAHGDLPDINKEMFKYLLERIHVVEVALKEEDGIDVSEKDKKLEAEYNNFIEAMNSIKKKEA